Within the Mastacembelus armatus chromosome 10, fMasArm1.2, whole genome shotgun sequence genome, the region TACTGACTCCATTAACCTGAGATCAGACTTATAAAACGATGAGTGTGGCAAATCCAATTTCCACAAAATTAAGTTCAGTAAAAGGTAAGGACTTTAAAGCAGAACATTTGTGGGAACCTTGTTCTTCTGTGCATACTTTTGTCAGGAGATTACATGTATACAAGATGGCAAACAACATGTATGGCATGGTTTTAAAACACCCACTCTGGGTAACAGTGAGCTACTACTCAGTCTTGTTACCACATTCAGCGATTGAAATGCCTAGACTGCTCAGACATTTGGGCATGGAGAATGAATGATAAACATACTTCAGTCCACTCATAGCAAAGGCTTGAAAAACAACCCCCAAGTGTTTAGGAAGTGAGTCAGAAAATAAGTGAAATGGTATACCCCCCCAGGTGTGGTTGTGTGTGACTTGAAATGTAAAGCTGAGTGAAACCTAAAACTATGTGTGGTCACCAAACTCTCCTAGATAAAtagagcttaaaaaaaacaaaacttctgGGACTTTCATATTCTCAcaggctgaaaacaaacagcagctttagTTAGTGCCTCTTCTGTGGAATGTAGAAATGACAGTTTTGGGCCAGTGTACTCACACCTCCCCTCTTTATAATACTATTGTTGCATTTGTGGCAAGAGATTCACACCAGAAATTGGCTGTTTAAAAATTACATGTCATTGATGTCAGTATTCTCTGAAACACTGTCAAAAAATACCATGTAACAGtcttattatttaaaaagacCCTGGTTAAGATGCATGTAGCAGAGTAGGAAACTATTTTTATAATTTACATTTAGAGGAGCATACTAAAATTGATATATTCTCTATATACCAcgttaaattaaatgttttcgAAGTTTTAATAATTGTTAGGTATTGTTATTTGAagtaaaactttaatttttacACTTTTCCCACTACTTAAGTGAAACAATCTCACCATCAGACATACTGTAAGAAAGGTTAAATATGTAGGTTCGccaccttttctttttaaatgtccTATTTCATGGGTTTTTAAGACTATAATTGTCTTCCATGCAGTGGTGCACCCAGTGACACAACACAAATTTAATAAGACTTTTTGTTATAAAAGGATGACAGCTGAGGTACCTAGGAAGAAAGCGCATCATGACATCTCCATCtccagtagcagcagcagcaccagctgaGCTATCTGCATAGGCTCCAGCTCCAACAATAGGAGAGTCCCCAACACGGCTATAGGAGAGGAAAATTACAAGGTTTAGACCAGTGCGACATTATTTGCAAAAAAGGAGAAGAATCATcctaaatctgtttttaattattatctTTCAGTCATAACAGAGATGCTGTTAAAAAGTCAGTGGACCTTTGTGCTTATTCTGTCAAACCTTTGTGAAGGCCAAAAATGAACTTCCTTTTTCAAAATTACCAATTTAAACCATAGCAGTCTCTACATACCCTGGAACTTTGTGCATTAGTCCATTGGTTGATGTACCAGCAGCCACATGCCCATCTTGACTGAAAGCAATCATCCCtggcacaaaaacaaagtcGTATTGAAATATAAGCCACCTCCAAGGTATCCTGGTctgcaaaaataataataataaaaaactaaacaaatccATTTCAAGCCCTCATCTGAGCCTTCACTAATAAAGATTTGCAAGCATACCATCTGCAGGTGCTCTGATCAGGACATAAATCTAACTCAGATGACATTAAAAAGAGGAACGTAAAAAGGATTAATGCACAGGCAATTATTATAAACGCTCTCATCCTTGTCTAGCTTGAATGAAGTGCTTaaacaataaattataaaataccTCAGTAAGGCTGACTTCATATTTGGCATTAATTGTGTTGATCTACCTATGGTGTCATGGGAATGCCTATACATATGGCGTactctcttcctcctttgcAGTGTCACCCTGGGCTTGTAGGGTCCACAGGAGATGGAAGGATCTGGAAACACATTCttttgacaaaaaagaaaactttattACTGCTTGAATAATGCCATGTCCTGGGACTTAACCCTGATCGACAACCATGTGCTTTGATTGAACTATCAGATCTGCTGTCAGCAAATGGTTTGATACTTCTCACTGTTCCCAGTGGCCAAGTGACCGACCCAAAAAACATCTCGGTTTAtactcctgctgctgctgctaaaacaTGTCCTTCAGCAGTAAAATACCATGTTTTATTAAGGCACAGAACCGGCTGTACCTGTTCTGGAGAGAGTGGTGGCATAGAGCACAAGATATGAATAGCTGTCATGGTGTAGTACAGTTTAACAAAAGGTTTCCCTGTCTCTCTACCTCAAGGCATCTCCTCAGTGACTGAGTGGCAGCTTGACCTGCAAGAGGGTGTGAAAAGTTGACTGTGTCTTCAGCTCCTTTAACGTTTCAggtaagataaataaaaatgtcagcattttgTGTTTAAGTCAACAGACAAAACCTGGAGCCATAAAACATTAACTCAaagttaaaacaaatgtctttttttatagAATGTATCTGTATCAGCATTACTTTTCTACAAGGCTTTCAGTAAAACAAAGTTGGGCTCAACTGGTCTGTTTTATGAAAGTGCCTGTGTATTATTCATAAAGCAAAGTCTGTTATACTCCATTTCATGAAGGTGAAGGTAAAACCCTTGAAAACACTCTCTTCAGTTATAAATAATACAGATACAGTTGTTCTCCAGTGACCTCTgcaacaatatgaaaaaaaccCTGTCAAAGGAATAATCAAGGTAAGAGACGAATAGAGGTACCTTGTTGCAGATGTAAGCTGGTACATTTGTGAACTTATACTGTcaatatctttgtttttctaaacaTACATAAATTATACAGTTCACTCAGTGCTAAATTTATACAGTAGATGTATGGAGACCTGTTTActctaccctaaccccccccccccccggcttttgttttatattatacatCAGCCTCGGCACCAACTCTATAGCAAATTGTAACAAATACATTGAACTtgttaaaaatgattaattggCACATATTGTTTGAAAACGTTTTGAGGAAAAGTTGATAGAAGTGATCAGCTATGGTTCTTTCCCAACTACTGCCAAGGCACTTTACTCTAGTTTTGTAATGCAATGCTCAATGACCATCAATACAGGACTGTCCTTTTAACTGGGCAGCCCCGGCTGTAAATGCTGTGAATTTGACCGATAGGACACTGCATACTCTCTCTGGAAAGATAATGGCTGACTTAAAGGGAAAAAGAAATCTTACTCTGGAGATTTGAGACACTTTTGGGGAGGTGAACAAGAGAGTTTTAAAGAATCGTAACAACTCAGTGCTGTAGGGCACTGTCTTCTTATGAGCTAATTTGGTATGCTGTCAATTTCCTGCTTAATATCAATCTTTCAGAAGCTGCATGCCTGTAGCCaacacaaatgagaaaaacaaatacacatctgcacacacacctttcGATAATTAGGTTGGCAGTTGCCCTTCAACCACTGTGAGAAAGTATTCAAAGATCTGTTGGTAGTGAGGTCCTCTGCAATGAAGCCCatgttttcagcaaacacagaaGCTATTGAGAGAGAAGTGATACTTTCAGGTCAAGTTATACATTCTGGTCCACACAGATCTTGGGttatgagaaaacaaagagtCAAACAAAGGAGGGACTGATGCTGAATGCAATCTCTTTTCATTTGGCCTCATAGCTCGCTACCATTTTGAACAGCAGTGACTTCACCGTTCCATTCCTGTAAGAATGCTGGTTCACTTACAAAGAATAATGCCAAATGAATggaaataaatactttttttttttacatgagcCTTGCATTTGATTTAGAAGGTccttataatataaaaatattaggTTTTCATATTGGTCTTTAAACTACTTTAGGAGAGTTGTGATTCCATACAAAACTAACAGAATGCTAttgtatgtgtttcttttgtcAGTACTTCTCTGTTAGTCACTTTATTTATGTTCAGAACATTATACTGCAGCTCTGACCCATATATTCATCACTAACTGCTTGTGTTAGTGATTCTGATGTTAAAAATTTTTCAAGTGTTGCAAAGATGACTACATAAGTGCCTCAAAGGCTTTAACCTTAATGTGACAAGTGCTTTGTAAAGATTCCCATTCAAGTATCAAGATGTCTCTGTAAAATACGTATcattcattttcctttaaattgATTAATCTGGTTCAACAcaactgcatttaaaaataacaagtaGAAGGCATTAGAACTCTGCTGGTCAGTGATTTGAGTTTGTATGTTGTTTAACTAAGTGACTGTATTTCCAACCTTAACCATgacttttttaacttttaaggATATTATTACCTGACTCCCCGACTAGCAGTGTGTGATCAGTACGCTCCATCACAGCTCTTGCAACTCCAATGGCATTCTTGATTCTTCTCAGGTCTGCAACTGCACCTACGTCCATTGTATCCCTGCTCAGAAAATACACCCAGAATAAACACTCCAGCTGGGTTAGTGGGCACAAGTAATCCATCAGATAGTTGCACATATGGATGTGGGTCTCCACTCCTATAACTCTGTTTATGATTTTCTTAAGTAATTCAGTAGCAATGGAAAGTAAGCACTGACTCATGCAATATACAAGTCGTTTAGGTAAACTTAAAATATTTGTATCTCTTGAATGTTGTGGTTGATATTAGCTAATTAGAACAATGATTCAAATTCAGTCAAGTCCTCCTTAGGCTAACACTGCGGTGTCCAGTGTCTGATATGTATCATTTTGCTAATtatgcagagaaaagaaagacagagtgaaatTAATTCTTATCTGTAATCTGGTTTTTGAGGCTGTAgattgtggtggtggtgttacAGACTGTACTATATTCAGAggtgttttaatatttatacacCACAGCAAACTAATACCGCAAGTATAGTGACTGAGCTGAGTCAACTCTTCTCTGACAGCAGATCAAAAATTGAAGCTAGTTCTGTGAAGTTCATACAAATGCATTATTTGCAGTGCTGTTCTATTGGATTGCATGAAATTTTACAGTTGTTTTGATTCTTGTTCTTGGGCAATGTGTGCAATATGGCTGCTGGTTGTTGCGACTGCATTTTTTTATGCAGCTATATTGGATAGTATGTGGGAAATTATCCTCTAGCAAAAATGTATTCATGATTGtctaaccaaaaaaaaaaaaatctgttttcctgtAAAGTGGAAGATGGTATATCCAGGGAGTAATAACAAGGAGCTTGCTCCTggtcttttctctttcatcatAAGCTGGCATTTGCCTTCCATATTCTTTCTTCCATATTCAATTTCtaagtgtgtaaatgtttgcatttgtggAGCTAATAGCACGCAAGCTTTCAGGTTCTTATGAGGCTGTTATTAGtgcattattaaaaaataaggTGCGCTGGAAAGGTCAGCCAGTTTAAGCCTGTAAATGTACAAGATGAAAAAACATCACCACCACAAACTGTAAGAAGAGTATGTTGTCAGATGTCTGATTAGAGTGGTATTATTACTACATAAtttcttaatttaatttttcgAACATGTAACGTCCATGGTTTACCCATTCATGATCATAGCATCCAGCGTGGTCTCTCCAGACTCATCTGGGCTCCCTCCATAGCCTACACTACCATCACACTGCTCAATTTCACAGCGGGCACAGCCCTTTTCCACAGCATCCAACACTGAGCCACCAGACTGTAGGACACTCCATGCTACAGTATGAAACAGAACACAGTCAATAATCCACTCACAGTACAATATACTGTACTACAAAAGAAATACTGTGTCTAATCATGAGCATGTTTCCAAAACTACCAAATATGTTGGCAGTTTAACTGTATTTGTAGGAGTGGAAATGTAGGGTCACTCTGAAGAAATGTTGAAGAAAGAAATATACTTTACTGAGACAATATTTTAACAACTTACTTCATACCATTTTACAGCTCACGTCAAATTATCTGATACCAAAACTTGAGAAactatattttgtaaaatgtaataactCAGTTTGAATTTGACTAATTTGACTCATCTTTTTATATtatacaaacactgaaaaacgAGAATATCCAGGTTTACAGCTCTCTTGAAGATTGTGTAGTTTGAATGTAGTTAACTATGTAGGGTGAATAATAGAGGTAATTAAACCTATTTGCCAAGTCTTCACATCTAGCAGAGGTGTTAAAGGTTCAGATCAAACAAAAGATGACCAGTACA harbors:
- the aga gene encoding N(4)-(beta-N-acetylglucosaminyl)-L-asparaginase isoform X2, with the protein product MQQPAGFGSLLDSRVLKRKIMFVQISALTLLCSLGHASLPLVINTWPFKNATAAAWSVLQSGGSVLDAVEKGCARCEIEQCDGSVGYGGSPDESGETTLDAMIMNGDTMDVGAVADLRRIKNAIGVARAVMERTDHTLLVGESASVFAENMGFIAEDLTTNRSLNTFSQWLKGNCQPNYRKNVFPDPSISCGPYKPRVTLQRRKRVRHMYRHSHDTIGMIAFSQDGHVAAGTSTNGLMHKVPGRVGDSPIVGAGAYADSSAGAAAATGDGDVMMRFLPSYLAVELMRAGADPSAACETAISRIKRHHSEFFGAIICANTTGHYGAACNKSPGFSKFQYMFQNRPH
- the aga gene encoding N(4)-(beta-N-acetylglucosaminyl)-L-asparaginase isoform X1 → MQQPAGFGSLLDSRVLKRKIMFVQISALTLLCSLGHASLPLVINTWPFKNATAAAWSVLQSGGSVLDAVEKGCARCEIEQCDGSVGYGGSPDESGETTLDAMIMNGDTMDVGAVADLRRIKNAIGVARAVMERTDHTLLVGESASVFAENMGFIAEDLTTNRSLNTFSQWLKGNCQPNYRKNVFPDPSISCGPYKPRVTLQRRKRVRHMYRHSHDTIGMIAFSQDGHVAAGTSTNGLMHKVPGRVGDSPIVGAGAYADSSAGAAAATGDGDVMMRFLPSYLAVELMRAGADPSAACETAISRIKRHHSEFFGAIICANTTGHYGAACNKSPGFSKFQYMVRDSKSDTPVLKSVDCI